The Microbacterium sp. W4I20 genome segment GCGGTGTGGTTGTGGGAGCTCGGCGATGGCGCCCCGTGGCTCGTCGGCCTCTACCTCTCGGCGATGGGCGTGCTGACGTTCGTGGCGCTGATCCTCTCGCCCGAGACGAAGGACCACGACTACGAGGACGACCTCGGGGTGGCCGCGCTGGTCGAGCGCTGACCCACCGGTTCCGGTCGCGAAAAGGCACGCATCTCCCACGGGGATGCGTGCCTTTCTGCGACCGGAGGCGCACTCAGGCGGCGGGCGTGCCGCCGGACAGGAACGTCTCGATCGTGGCGATGGTCTCGGCGTTGTTTCGATGCAGGATGCCGCGGATGCCGAGACTCGCGGCGCCCACCAGCGCCTCGGTGTGATCGTCGATGAAAAAGACCTCGTCGGGACCGGCGCCAAGGCGTTCCAGCGTCAGCAGATACGCCTGCGGGTCGGGCTTGTTCACGCCCAGCTCGTGGCTGTAGCAGATCGGGTCGAAGATCTGCGAGAGGCCGAAGCGGCGCTCCTCTTCTTCGCGCGCGCCGTCTGCCGAGTTCGAGAGGATGGCGGTGCGGGCACGCCCGCGCAGAGAGCGCGCGTATTCGATCATCTCGGTGTTGCCGGTGCCGCAGTAGGCATCCCAGAAGTCGGTGCGCATCGCGGCGCGCTGTTCGGGATCGAGGTTGACCGCGGTGGCGAGCGACTGCCAGAACTCCGCCTCGCGCCCGGCGGTCACATCGATCGGCGGCAGATCGGCGGCGGCGACTCGTGCATCGAACTCCGGCCGGGCGAGCCCGCTGCGATCGCGCCAGCGCTCCCACCACTCGTCCTGCCAGGTGTCGTCATCGACGAGCTCCAGCACTCCCCCGATGTCGAACAGGACCCACTTCGTCTCGCTCATCCGCACACCCTAGGGCAGCGGTCTGGGAGTCAGTAGTCGGCGGTGATCGTGCGAGTGGCTCCGTCGAGGGTCATGGTTCCGCCGTAGGGCAGGATCCACTGCGGACGGGTGTGCCCGAAGGGCGGGCCGACGCAGACGACCGCGTCGGGGTTGTAGCGGGTGACCTGCTCGATCACGGCGTCGCGCTGTGCGGCGCGGAGCTGCGCCGCCTCGGCCTGCGACGGATGGAACTCGAAGTCGCTCACCGGCGGGCGGGCGACCACGACTCCTCTCACGGCCCCGAGGATGCCGCGCTCGCCCAGTCCGCGCAGCCAGCGGGACACCCAGCCGGCGGGCGGGCGCTCCTCACTCGTCTCGAGCAGCAGGATGCCGCCCTCGAGAGCCGCAGCGGGTGGAAGCCGATCGGCGAGTGCGAGTCCGTCGATCACCTCGAGGCAGCCGCCCCAGGTGCGCCCGGTGACCCGTGTCGCGGGACCGGCCCAGGTCCAGTCCTCGGTGGGCACACGATCGCCGAACTCGGTGAGCGCGCGCGGGTCGTGCCATCGCCGACCGACATCCTCCGACTCCCCCGGCTCCGTGATCTCGAGCGTTCCTCCTTCGAGCAGCAGTGCCCGCAGGGATCGCAGATGGATGCCGTCGACCGACGGGCCGGGACCGAGATGTACCGCGGTCGAGCCGCCGTAGTAGCCCTGCACGCCGAGGCCCCAGAGCCAGTTGAGGATGTTCGTGTTGTCGCTGTAGCCGACGAAGGGCTTCGGGTCGGCGATCGGCAGGGCCGGGTCGAGGTGCGGGACGACGAGGATCTGGTCGTCGCCGCCGATCGTGGCGAGGATCGCCCGGATGCCGGGGTCGGCGAAAGCCGCGTTCACGTCGACGGCCCGGGCTTCCGGGGTCGCGTCGAGCGCGCGCGTGGTCGGATACTCGATCGGGATGAGGCCGGTCAGCTCCTGCAGGCGGCGCATCGCCTGGTCGTGCAGCGCGGGTGCGACGGCGGGGGCCGCGAACGCCGGGGACAGGATGGCGACGCGGTCGCCGGGCACGAGCTTGGGTGCGGACAGCATCCGTCCAGTCTGTCAGCGGGCGCGCAGATCCCCTCCGCAGCATCCGTCAACACATATTGACTTTCGTTCGAGCGTCAACAAGTATTGACGAGGGAGGTTCCTCATGACATCGCACACAGCAATCGCAGAGTACGACGGAGGCGAACCGCTGGCCGAGCTGCATCGGCTCGCCGACATCCGTCAGCAGATCGCCCGCTCCGAAGAGGCGCAGGTGCGCCGAGCGCGCAACGCCGGATACTCGTGGCAGGCGATCGCCAGCGCCCTGGGCGTGAGCAAGCAGGCGGCGCACCGCCGCTTCGGACGCCACTGAGCGCACTCAGCCCATCCACAGAATCCGTCCGCACACGAAGTACGGTCGAAGTACCGTTCTCAGATCGAGGTCCCGCATGTCCCGCACGGCGACTCCCCGCCGGCGCGGACGCGGCGCACAGCCCGAAGGCCCGCGCGCCACGTTCCGCCAGCTCCTCCCCTTCCTGTTCGAGCACAAGCGCACGCTCATCGTCGTCGCGGTGCTCAGCGTCGTCGGCGCTGCGACCTCGCTCGTGCAGCCGCTGTTGGTCGGGCAGGTGATCGAGGCCGTGCAGTCGCAGCGCGCGCTCGGTCTGCTGATCTGGCTGCTGGTCGGCTTCGTGATCGTGTCGTCGGTCATCTCCGGCTTCCAGCACTACCTGCTGCAGCGCACCGGCACCGCGGTCGTCTACTCCAGCCGGCGCAAGCTCATCGCCCGCATCCTCCACCTACCGGTCTCCGAGTTCGACGCGCGCCGCACCGGCGACCTCGTCTCGCGGGTCGGCACAGACACGACCCTGCTGTATGCGGTGCTCACCCAGGGACTGGCGGATGCCGTCGGCAGCGCCGTGCTGTTCCTCGGCGCGCTGATCGCGATGCTCGTGATCGACCCGATCCTCCTGCTCCTCATCGTCGTCGTGATCGGCGTCTCGGTCGTGGTGGTCGTCGCCCTCAGCGGTCGGATCCGCACCGCGTCGACCGCGCAGCAGGAGAAGGTCGGCGAACTGGCATCGGGCGTGGAACGGGCGATCGGCTCGATCCGCACGGTGCGCGCCTCGGGCGCCACCGAGCGCGAGACCGCCCAGGTCTCCGAGCTCGCGTCCGACGCCTACGGCATCGGGGTGCGGATCGCCAAGATCTCCTCGCTCGTGGTGCCGGTCTCCGGCATCGCCCTCCAGCTCTCTCTGCTCGTCGTGCTCGGCGTCGGCGGCTTCCGAGTCGCGGCGGGTGCGATCTCGATCGCCGCGCTGATTTCCTTCATCATGTTCCTGTTCCTGCTCGTGATGCCGCTCGCCTCCACGTTCGGCGCGATCACCTCGGTGAATCAGGCGCTCGGCGCGCTCGGCCGCATCCAGGAGGTGCTCGATCTGCCGACGGAGACGCAGGACGACGAGAAGATCGCCGCCGGCCTCCGCGCGGCACAGCGTCCCGAGGAGTCCCCGCAAGCCGGCGACTCCGCACCCGCCATCGAGTTCCGCGACGTGCGCTTCCACTACCCCGACAACGTCGTGGCGGCCCGCCTTGCGGCGGCGAAGGAAGCCAGGACCCTGCTCGCCGACGCGCACGTGGAACCGGCGGATGCCGACGCCGCGTCGCCCGCGGACCGCGAAGTCCTCCGTGGAGTGTCGTTCTCCGTCGCACGAGGGACCCGGGTCGCCCTCGTCGGTCCGAGCGGTGCGGGCAAGAGCACGATCCTCTCGCTGGTCGAGCGCTTCTACGACCCGACCGGCGGGTCCATCCGACTGCACGGCCACGACGCCCGCACCTACCCGCGCGACGAGCTGCGCGCCCAGTTCGGGTACGTGGAGCAGGACGCCCCCACCCTGGCCGGCACGCTCGCCGAGAATCTGCGGCTGGCCGCCCCCGATGCGTCCGACGCCGACTGCGAGCGCGTGCTGCGCGCGGTCAACCTCGGCGAGGTGCTCGAGCGGAACCCTCTGGGCCTGCAGGCGCCCGTCGGCGAGGACGGCGTGATGCTCTCGGGCGGTGAGCGCCAGCGTCTCGCGATCGCGCGCGCCCTGCTGACGGATGCGCCGATCCTGCTGCTCGACGAGTCGACCTCATCGCTCGACGGCGTGAACGAACAGCGAATGCGTGAGGCGATCGATGCGGTCTCCACCGACCGCACGCTCGTCGTGATCGCCCACCGACTCTCGACCGTCGTCGACAGCGATCTGATCGTCGTGCTGCAGGACGGCACCGTCGTCGGCCAGGGGACCCACGCCGAACTCGTCGAGTCGACGCCGCTCTACCGCGACCTCGCGCGCCACCAGCTCCTGGCCTGAGCCGTCACCCCTCGGGCACCACTGTGGCCTGCCAGGCCGTCACGTACACGGTTGCTCCCGGGATGATGTCGAGCGGCATGTCCCAGGAGAGCCGTTCCTCTCCCGGGAGCACCGCGACCCAGATGCTGCGGGCCGCGAGCTGCCCCTGCACCGAGTTCGCGTCCCATCCGATGAACGCCGACGCCGACCCGCCCGGCGGGAGGACGATCGGCGAGGCGCCGGGATCTTCAGCCATGAAGGAGCGGCCGTGCTCGACCGCCACGTCGAGCAGATGCCCGTTCTGGTCGCCGTACGCGACGTCCGGATACCCGTCGACGGTGCACGGCTCGTCCGCCACGTTCACGAGCTGCAGCAGCTGACCGCGATGCCCGGTGGCGCCGTCCGGAGGCGATGTCATGATCGTCGTGTTCGCGGCGGTGCATGCCCCATCGTCCGACGCACCCTCGGAGGGGCCGGCAGTCGGCACAGGGTCGCCCGATGCGGAGGGATCCGGAGCCACCGCTCCGCTCGGATCGGCCTCTGCCTGCGCAGCGGCCTGTTCTTCGCGCAACTGCTGCTGCATGGCGTCGGCACCGGCCTGGGCCGCGAACGGGAGAAGCACGAGGGCCACTGCGGCGACCAGTGCGACGACGGTGAGCGACGATCTCGTGGTCGGGCCAGGCGCAGGGGACGGGTCCTCGTCCCGCATGCGCCCGGAGCGCACAGTCACCAGGGCCGGGATCCACCCCACGACCACCGCCCACCACGTCGTCTCCGAGGTGGCGCCCATGGTGCCGATCGCGCCGCGGATTCCGAAATCGGCCGTCCCGACGATGAAGTTCCCGAGATCCAGAGCGGCACCGACGGCGAAGGACGTCAGGATCGCGGCGAGCCACGCGGTCGCGAAGACGAGTCGGCCCGCCGAAAGCCGGACGGCGAGTGCCGCGAACCCGGCGACCAGCACCGCCGCCATCAGCAGCTGCACGAGGACCGCCCACAGCACAGGGCTTCCGAAGACGCCGCGGCCCAGGGGCGTCGGAATGAGGGACGCGAGCGTGGCGAGACTCCCGCCGGCTCCGGACAGGAGATAGGCCAGCCAGCCGGAGACGAACCACAGGACGGCGAGCACCCCGCCGCCGATCAGACCGTGCCGCACGGCACCCCGCATCACACCGTGTCGCATCGCGATCCCCCCAGACAACACCGCGGACGCGCGGCTCCTTCGACCCTAGCGAAGCCGTCACCGTGCTCTGGGGATTGCCGAGACACGAAAACGCGAAGGCGGGACACCGGAGACCACTCAGCCATGGGTTCGTCTCTGATGTCCCGCCTTCGCGGGTAAGAGGTGCCGGCTCCCCCGAGCCGGCACCGGTCTGGGGGCTACGCCTTGGCGAGGCGGTATCGGAGGGAGGAGAGCTCGGCGCGCAGCGCCGCCGGCACCTTGTCGCCGAAGGTGTCGTAGAACGCCTCGGTGAGGTCGGCCTCGGTCTTCCAGGCCTCCGCGTCGACCGAGAACAGCTCCTCGAGGTCGGCCGCCGGAATGTCGAGACCGTCGAGGTTGAGGTCTTCGATCCGCGGCAGGCGTCCGATCGGGCTGTCGATCGCGGGCACGTCGCCCGAGATCCGGCGGATGATCCAGTCGACGACACGCGAGTTGTCGCCGAATCCGGGCCACAGGAACCGGCCGTCGTCACCGCGACGGAACCAGTTCACCTGGAAGATGCGCGGAGCACGGTCGAAGCGCAGCCCGCGGCCCACCTTCAGCCAGTGGCCGAAGTAGTCCGCCATGTTGTAGCCGCAGAACGGGAGCATCGCGAAGGGGTCGCGGCGCAGTTCGCCGACCTTGCCCTCGGCCGCCGCCGTGCGCTCGGACGAGATGTTCGAGCCGAGGAAGACGCCGTGCGTCCAGTCCGTCGCCTCGACCACGAGAGGCACGTTGCTGGCCCGGCGTCCGCCGAACAGGATGACGTCGAGCGGAACCGCCTCTTCCCAGTCCTCGGCGATCTGCGGGCACTGCGCCGCCGACACCGTGAAGCGCGAGTTCGGGTGCGCGGCAGGGCGGCCGGAGTCCGGCGTCCAGTCGTTGCCCTCCCAGTCGATGAGGTTCGCGGGAGCGTGATCGGTCAGACCCTCCCACCAGACGTCGCCGTCCGGGCGGAGCGCCACGTTGGTGAAGATGGTGTTGCCCCACAGGGTCTCGACCGCGGTGACGTTGGTCGACTCGCCCGTGCCGGGCGCGACACCGAAGAAGCCGGCCTCGGGGTTGATCGCCCACATGCGGCCGTCCTCCCCCGGGCGGATCCACGCGATGTCGTCGCCGAGCGTCTCGACCTTCCAGCCGGGAATGGTCGGCCGCAGCATCGCGAGGTTGGTCTTGCCGCACGCCGAGGGGAATGCGGCGGCCACGTGGTAGGCCTTGCCCTGCGGGTCGATCACGCGGATGAGCAGCATGTGCTCGGCGAGCCAGCCCTCGTCACGGGCGATCACCGAGGCGATGCGCAGCGCGAAGCACTTCTTCGCGAGGATCGCGTTGCCGCCGTAGCCGGAGCCGAAGGAGTACACCTCGAGCGTCTCGGGGAAGTGCACGATGTACTTCTCGTCGTTGCACGGCCATTCGACGTCCGGCTCGCCGGCGCCCAGCGGCGCACCGACGGTGTGGACGGTCTTGACCCAGTGCGCGCCCTCGGCGATCTGCCGCGTGACGGCGTCGCCGATGCGGGTCATGATGCCGATGGATGCCACGGCGTAGGCGCTGTCGGTGACCTGCACTCCGATGTGGGAGAGCGGGCCGCCGATCGGGCCCATCGAGAACGGCACGACGTACATCGTGCGGCCGCGCATGGAACCCTCGAAGATCCCGTCCATCTTGGCGTGCATCTCGGCGGGGTCGGCCCAGTTGTTCGTGGGTCCGGCATCCTCTTCGCGCTCGGAGGCGATGTAGGTGCGTCCCTCGGTGCGGGCGACATCGCTCGGGTGCGAACGGGCGAGGTAGGAGCCGGGACGCCACTCGGGATTCAGCTTGATGAGCTTGCCCTCGTCGACCAGGCCGCGCAGCAGCCAGTCGTTCTCGGCACGCGAGCCGTCGACCCAGTGCACCGACTCGGGCTGGGTGAGGGCGCGGATCTCTTCGACCCAGGCGGCCAGCTCGGCCATCGCGGGAGTGTCATACGTCGGTGCCGCACCGAACGTGCGCGTCGGTGCGACGGGAGACGTGCGGGGGGTGATGACTTCGGCCATGGCCATGACTGCTCCTTTGAAGTGTGGGGCGTTGAACCCATCTTCTTAGGGATCGGTCGGTACTTTCCGGAATATCGGTCGGTAAGAATTTCGATTCTTTCGTTAGACTCAAGGAATGGCGTCCTCCGGCATTCACCTCACGACTCTCGGCCACCGCATCCGTCATCACCGACAGGAGAGCGGCTTCACCCTCGACGAACTCGGCGCCCTCGTCGGCGTCGCGGGTTCGCAGCTGAGCCTCATCGAGAACGGCAAGCGCGAGCCGAAGCTGTCACTGCTGCAGGCGATCGCGCAGGCCACCGGCACCCAGGTGACCGACCTCATCTCCGGTGAGCCGCCGAACCGTCGCGCCGCGCTGGAGATCGAACTCGAGCGCGCGCAGGAGAGCCCGGTCTTCCGCCAGCTCGGCATCGCCCCGATCCGCGTCACGAAGGGCACCAGCGACGAGACGATCGAGTCGGTCCTCGGCCTGCACCGCGAACTGCAGCGACGCGAGCGCGAGGCCATCGCCACCCCGGAGGAAGCACGTCGCGGCAACACCGAACTGCGCCTGCGGATGCGCGCGCAGAACAACTACCTGCCCGAGATCGACAAGCTCGCCGAGAAGCAGCTCAAGTCGGCGGGCCACGTGCAGGGCGCACTCACACACCGCACCGTGAGCATCATGGCCGAGAAGCTCGGTTTCGAGCTGATCTACGTCAACGACCTGCCGCACTCCACGCGCTCGGTCACCGATCTCGAGAACGGCCGCATCTACCTGCCGCCCGCCTCCATCCCCGGCGGACACGGCCTGCGCTCGATGGCGCTGCAGGCGATGGCGCACCGACTGCTCGGGCACACCCCGCCCACCGACTACGCGGACTTCCTGCAGCAGCGCCTGGAGATCAACTACTTCGCCGCCTCCTGCCTGATGCCGGAGACGGCATCGGTCGCCTTCCTGCAGCAGGCGAAGAAAGACCGCAACCTCGCTGTGGAGGACTTCCGCGATGCGTTCGGGGTGACGCACGAGGCGGCCGGGATGCGGATGACCAACCTCGTGACGCAGCACCTGGGCATGCCCCTGCACTTCCTCCGCGTCGATGCCACCGGCGCGATCACCCGCGTCTACGAGAACGACGACCTGCCGCTGCCGATGGACGTCACCGGCGCGGTCGAGGGTCAGCGGGTGTGCCGCAAGTTCCAAGCGCGAGCCGCCTTCACGCAGCAGAACCGCACCACCGAGCACCACCAGTACACCGACACCCCCTCCGGGACGTTCTGGTGCGCGACGCAGACCGGTTCGTCGAGCGACGGCGAGTTCTCGATCACGGTCGGCGTGCCCTTCGACGACGCGCGGTGGTGGCGCGGCCGTGAGACGAGCGACCGCGCCGTGTCGACCTGCCCGGACGAGGCCTGCTGCCGGCGCCCCTCGAGCGACCTGACGGAGCGCTGGAGCGGCAAGGCCTGGCCGAGCGCCCGCGTGCACACGCACATGTTCTCGCCGCTCCCCCGCGGCGCCTTCCCCGGCGTCGACGACAACGAGGTGTACAACTTCCTCGGGCGGCACGCCGACGAGTGAGGTCCGCTCAGCTCGAGAGGAACTCGTCGAAGCGGGCGAGCGCCTCGGCGACGGCCTCCGGATCGGCGGGCGCCGCGAAGTACTCGGGCGGCACTCCCCTGCTCGCGGTCGCGTGCATCCAGCATCCGATCACCCGGCCGTCCTCGACGAGAGTGGCCCGGACCATGCCGTTCTTGCCCGGTCCCACGGACGCCAGGTTCTCGGGCGCACAGACCGTCGTCCGGTCGGCGTACGAGAGGTAGTACTCGTCGAAGGCTCCCAGAGCCAGGACGGATGCCGCACCGGCAGCCCGGCGAGCACGGTCGGGCACGAGGAAGAGCCCATCCGCGACCTCGGTCACCCGTCCGGCGGCGCGCTCCCGCGCCTCGCGCGCCTGACCGAGCGTGAGTCCTGACCACCACGCGAAGTCGGCGACACCCGCGGGGCCGTGTCCGGTGACGTACCGCACGAAGAGCTCGGCGAGCGGGTCGTCGGGCTGCGCGTGCTCGCGGATGTGGTCCGCCACCAGGACGAAGCGCTGCTCGCGCGTCACTCCGTCTCGGGCGACGACGGGGCCCTGGCAGATGAGCCCGTCGATCGTCAGCACGAACAGCAGGTGCAGCCCGCGCTGACCGGTCGGATCGATGCCGACGTCCTCGAGGGTCTCGAAGATCTCCGCGCGCGTACGGCCGCCGTCGTGCAGCGCGGGGGTCAGAGCCCGCACCGCGCGGGCGACCATGTCGTCGTCGATGCCGAGGTCGCGGTGCCGGCCCGCCGCCTGCTGCCGCTGCCGGGCGGCCGTGACCGAGAGCACCCAGCCGAGGTCGCGCGCCGGGATGGTGTGCAGCGTGCCGCGCATCGGCCACGCCCGCACGATGTCCCCCGCGTCGAACGCCCGGTCCAGGTCGCTGAGACCCGGCCGGCCCCGCGTGCGGGAGGCGAGCGCCCATCGCCCCGCGGTGAAGTCCTGGCTCTGCACCGCGAGCATGTGCTGCGCGGCATCCGACACCGTGCGCGCCGGCGCGGTGAGACGGTGGGATCGCAGACGCTCGGCCAGCAGGGTCGCGGTCTTCATGCCCCCATCATGCCGGTCGCGACCGACATGGTGCACTCGCGCACGTCAGGCGTACAGAGTCACCTCGCGGCGCGCGGGGAGCACGACGGGATGAGAGCCGGCCATGACCTCGAGCACGCGGATCACCTGGCACGAGTACCCGTACTCGTTGTCGTACCAGACGTAGAGCACGACATCGCGGTCGTTCGCGATCGTGGCCAGACCGTCGACGATGCCGGCGCGGTGCGATCCGACGAAATCGGTGGACACGACCTCGGGGCTCTCGACGTAGTCGATCTGCTGGCGCAGCTTCGAGTGCAGCGAGACGCGCCTCAGGTAGTCGTTGAGCTCGTCCTTGACGGCCGGGCGCTCGAGGCTGAGGTGCAGGACCGCGAGCGACACGTCGGGGGTGGGCACCCGGATGGCGGAACCCGTGAGCTTGCCCTCCAGCTCCGGCAGCGCACGGGCCACTGCCTTCGCCGCGCCGGTCTCGGTGATGACCATGTTCAGCACGGCGGAGCGGCCGCGACGGTCGCCGCTGTGGAAGTTGTCGATGAGGTTCTGGTCGTTGGTGAACGAATGCACCGTCTCGACGTGGCCGCGGGCGATGCCGTACGCCTCGTCGATCGCCTTCAGCACGGGCGTGATCGCGTTGGTCGTGCAGGATGCCGCGGTGATGATGCGGTCGTCGGGTCCGATGGTCGAGTCGTTGATGCCGTGCACGATGTTCTTCAGCGCGCCCTTGCCCGGAGCCGTGAGCAGCACACGGGCGACTCCGGTCGACTCCAGATGACGGCTGAGCCCGGCCTCATCGCGCCAGCGGCCGGTGTTGTCGACCACGATCGCGTCATGGATCCCGTAGGACGTGTAGTCGATGGATGCTGGGTCGTCGGAGTAGATCACCTGGATGCGGGTGCCGTTGGCGATGATCTGCGAAGCCTCCTCGTCGACCGTCACGGATCCGGCGAACCGGCCGTGCACGGAATCGCGCAGCAGCAGCGATGCGCGCTTGGTGAGGTCGTCGTCCGATCCGCGGCGCACGACGATCGCGCGCAGTCGCAGACCGCTGCCGCCGCCCGTGTGAGCGATCAGGATGCGGGCGAGCAGACGCCCGATCCGCCCGAAGCCGTAGAGCACGACGTCGGTGGGTGCGGCGGCCACGGCGCCCACCGCGGGCGCGAGCGCCTGCGCGAGATACGCGTCGAGGGACTCGCCGCTCTCGGCATGTCCGGAGACCAGCCGCGCCACGTCGAGAGATGAGGCGCCGGGGGCCAGGGCGTGAACGGCTTCGAGAACCGCAAGGGTGTCGTCGAGCGCGAGCTGCTCGTGGCCCAGCTGGGCGACACGCTCGTGCACCTCGACGAGCCCCGTGGCGGAGAGCCCGAGCAGCCGGTGACCGTGGAGCGAGGTCACCACGTCGTTGTCGCGGCGGAGCGCGCCGATGAGCGGGATCATCCGCTCGGCCAGCTCCTCCCGTGCCGTCCAGTCGTCGAGGGGTGCGCCGGAATCGTTCATCTGCGTCCTTGCATGTGTGAGCGCGCCGAGATCTCCGGCGCGCGAGCTTGCCGGTGAGGTTCGGGGGATACCACCAGCGTACGCGCCGCGAGGTGCGGCATCCGAATCGCGGGTCATTCGCCGCCGCCATCACCGCCGCCGAGCGGTTCACCGGCCGGTCAGGGAATCCTGCAAGCATCGAACACGTTCTCCCCGTCGAACCTCTCGAAAGGCACGCCCATGTCGGACCGCACCCGCCCGTCGGCGTGGCCGCCCCTCCTCATCGCGATCGCACTCGAGGTCTCGGCGACTCTCGCTCTGCGCGCAGCCGAGGGCTTCACGCATCCGTTCTGGCTCATCGTGGTCGTGATCGGTTACAGCGGTTCGCTCTGGCTGCTGTCGATCGTCCTGGACCGCGGGATGCCGGTGGGTGTGGCCTACGGCATCTGGTCGGCGATCGGTGTGGTGCTGACTGCCGTGCTCGGCACCGTCCTGTTCGGCGAGACTCTCGGCGCCGTGCAGATCCTCGGGGTCGGCGTGATCGTGGTCGGCGTGCTACTGGTCGAGCTGGGATCCCATAAACGGGAGCCGGTAGTCGAGGTCGCGTCATGACGTGGCTGCTGCTCGCCCTAGCGATCGCGAGCGAGGTCACCGCGACTCTCAGCCTCCGCGCCTCGGAGGGTCTGCGCCGCAGGCGGTGGATCCCCGTGATCGTCGTCGGCTACCTCGCCGCCTTCACACTGCTGGGCACGATCCTCGCCCTGGGGATGCCGGTCGGTGTCGCGTACGGCATCTGGGCCGCCGCCGGCGTCGCCCTCACCGCCGTGCTCGGTCGGCTGATCTTCAAGGACCACTTCTCGCTGCTGATGGGCATCGGGGTGGCGCTCATCGCCGCCGGCGTCGCGATGATCGAGTTCGGCGGCGGGCACTGAGAAGCGAGAACTCGGCTCCTCGGAGATCCGTGCGTCAGCGCTCGGCGGGTCAGAACTCCGCCGAGAACGCCCCGTCCGATTTCAGCAGCTGCCCCGAGATCCAGCGTCCCTCGTCG includes the following:
- a CDS encoding DUF4232 domain-containing protein, translating into MRHGVMRGAVRHGLIGGGVLAVLWFVSGWLAYLLSGAGGSLATLASLIPTPLGRGVFGSPVLWAVLVQLLMAAVLVAGFAALAVRLSAGRLVFATAWLAAILTSFAVGAALDLGNFIVGTADFGIRGAIGTMGATSETTWWAVVVGWIPALVTVRSGRMRDEDPSPAPGPTTRSSLTVVALVAAVALVLLPFAAQAGADAMQQQLREEQAAAQAEADPSGAVAPDPSASGDPVPTAGPSEGASDDGACTAANTTIMTSPPDGATGHRGQLLQLVNVADEPCTVDGYPDVAYGDQNGHLLDVAVEHGRSFMAEDPGASPIVLPPGGSASAFIGWDANSVQGQLAARSIWVAVLPGEERLSWDMPLDIIPGATVYVTAWQATVVPEG
- a CDS encoding AsnC family protein, whose translation is MTSHTAIAEYDGGEPLAELHRLADIRQQIARSEEAQVRRARNAGYSWQAIASALGVSKQAAHRRFGRH
- a CDS encoding HAD-IA family hydrolase, encoding MSETKWVLFDIGGVLELVDDDTWQDEWWERWRDRSGLARPEFDARVAAADLPPIDVTAGREAEFWQSLATAVNLDPEQRAAMRTDFWDAYCGTGNTEMIEYARSLRGRARTAILSNSADGAREEEERRFGLSQIFDPICYSHELGVNKPDPQAYLLTLERLGAGPDEVFFIDDHTEALVGAASLGIRGILHRNNAETIATIETFLSGGTPAA
- a CDS encoding phosphoenolpyruvate carboxykinase (GTP) is translated as MAMAEVITPRTSPVAPTRTFGAAPTYDTPAMAELAAWVEEIRALTQPESVHWVDGSRAENDWLLRGLVDEGKLIKLNPEWRPGSYLARSHPSDVARTEGRTYIASEREEDAGPTNNWADPAEMHAKMDGIFEGSMRGRTMYVVPFSMGPIGGPLSHIGVQVTDSAYAVASIGIMTRIGDAVTRQIAEGAHWVKTVHTVGAPLGAGEPDVEWPCNDEKYIVHFPETLEVYSFGSGYGGNAILAKKCFALRIASVIARDEGWLAEHMLLIRVIDPQGKAYHVAAAFPSACGKTNLAMLRPTIPGWKVETLGDDIAWIRPGEDGRMWAINPEAGFFGVAPGTGESTNVTAVETLWGNTIFTNVALRPDGDVWWEGLTDHAPANLIDWEGNDWTPDSGRPAAHPNSRFTVSAAQCPQIAEDWEEAVPLDVILFGGRRASNVPLVVEATDWTHGVFLGSNISSERTAAAEGKVGELRRDPFAMLPFCGYNMADYFGHWLKVGRGLRFDRAPRIFQVNWFRRGDDGRFLWPGFGDNSRVVDWIIRRISGDVPAIDSPIGRLPRIEDLNLDGLDIPAADLEELFSVDAEAWKTEADLTEAFYDTFGDKVPAALRAELSSLRYRLAKA
- a CDS encoding S66 peptidase family protein, producing the protein MLSAPKLVPGDRVAILSPAFAAPAVAPALHDQAMRRLQELTGLIPIEYPTTRALDATPEARAVDVNAAFADPGIRAILATIGGDDQILVVPHLDPALPIADPKPFVGYSDNTNILNWLWGLGVQGYYGGSTAVHLGPGPSVDGIHLRSLRALLLEGGTLEITEPGESEDVGRRWHDPRALTEFGDRVPTEDWTWAGPATRVTGRTWGGCLEVIDGLALADRLPPAAALEGGILLLETSEERPPAGWVSRWLRGLGERGILGAVRGVVVARPPVSDFEFHPSQAEAAQLRAAQRDAVIEQVTRYNPDAVVCVGPPFGHTRPQWILPYGGTMTLDGATRTITADY
- a CDS encoding XRE family transcriptional regulator; translated protein: MASSGIHLTTLGHRIRHHRQESGFTLDELGALVGVAGSQLSLIENGKREPKLSLLQAIAQATGTQVTDLISGEPPNRRAALEIELERAQESPVFRQLGIAPIRVTKGTSDETIESVLGLHRELQRREREAIATPEEARRGNTELRLRMRAQNNYLPEIDKLAEKQLKSAGHVQGALTHRTVSIMAEKLGFELIYVNDLPHSTRSVTDLENGRIYLPPASIPGGHGLRSMALQAMAHRLLGHTPPTDYADFLQQRLEINYFAASCLMPETASVAFLQQAKKDRNLAVEDFRDAFGVTHEAAGMRMTNLVTQHLGMPLHFLRVDATGAITRVYENDDLPLPMDVTGAVEGQRVCRKFQARAAFTQQNRTTEHHQYTDTPSGTFWCATQTGSSSDGEFSITVGVPFDDARWWRGRETSDRAVSTCPDEACCRRPSSDLTERWSGKAWPSARVHTHMFSPLPRGAFPGVDDNEVYNFLGRHADE
- a CDS encoding ABC transporter ATP-binding protein, translated to MSRTATPRRRGRGAQPEGPRATFRQLLPFLFEHKRTLIVVAVLSVVGAATSLVQPLLVGQVIEAVQSQRALGLLIWLLVGFVIVSSVISGFQHYLLQRTGTAVVYSSRRKLIARILHLPVSEFDARRTGDLVSRVGTDTTLLYAVLTQGLADAVGSAVLFLGALIAMLVIDPILLLLIVVVIGVSVVVVVALSGRIRTASTAQQEKVGELASGVERAIGSIRTVRASGATERETAQVSELASDAYGIGVRIAKISSLVVPVSGIALQLSLLVVLGVGGFRVAAGAISIAALISFIMFLFLLVMPLASTFGAITSVNQALGALGRIQEVLDLPTETQDDEKIAAGLRAAQRPEESPQAGDSAPAIEFRDVRFHYPDNVVAARLAAAKEARTLLADAHVEPADADAASPADREVLRGVSFSVARGTRVALVGPSGAGKSTILSLVERFYDPTGGSIRLHGHDARTYPRDELRAQFGYVEQDAPTLAGTLAENLRLAAPDASDADCERVLRAVNLGEVLERNPLGLQAPVGEDGVMLSGGERQRLAIARALLTDAPILLLDESTSSLDGVNEQRMREAIDAVSTDRTLVVIAHRLSTVVDSDLIVVLQDGTVVGQGTHAELVESTPLYRDLARHQLLA